From Pseudomonas sp. AN-1:
GACCTCGCGCAGGGTGGCGCCGCAGACCTTGCAGAATTCGCCGCCGCGGCCGTAGGCCAGCAGCGTCTGCTGGAAGTAGCCGGGCTTGCCGTCGCCGCCGACGAAATCGCGCAGGGTGGTGCCGCCGCAGTCGATGGCCTGGGCGAGGATGCGCTTGATCTCCTCGGCCAGCTTCAGGTAGCGCGCCCGCGAGATCGAGCCGGCCGCGCGCCGCGGGTCGATGCCGGCGGCGAACAGCGCCTCGGTCGCGTAGATGTTGCCGACGCCGACCACCACCGCGTTGTCCATGATGAACGGCTTGACCGCCACCTGCTTGCCGCGCGACAGCTGGTACAGGCGCTCGCCGTCGAACTCGTCGCCCAGCGGCTCCGGGCCGAGCTTGCGCAGCAGCTCGTGATTGAGCGGGTCGAGGCTCCACAGCAGCGCGCCGAAGCGCCGCGGGTCGGTGTAGCGCAGCGCCAGCCCCGAATCCAGCTCGATGTCGACGTGCTCGTGCCTGGCCGCCGGCAGGCCGGCCTCGATCAGGCGCAGGCTGCCGGACATGCCCAGGTGGCCGATCAGGGTGCCGCACTCGGCCTCGATCAGCAGGTACTTGGCGCGCCGGCCGACCCGCTCGATGCGCTGGCCGGACAGGCGCACGTCGAGATCCTCGGGGATCGGCCAGCGCAGGCGGCGCTCGCGGACGATCACGCGGGTCACGCGGTGGCCCTCCAGATGCGGGGCGATGCCGCGGCGGGTGGTTTCGACTTCGGGCAGTTCGGGCATGGCGGCTGACACGGGCAAAACAGGGGGCGCCAACATAGCAGGATTGCCGGCCCCGCTCACCCTCGCGCGCCCGCCGGCAGGCGCCTGAAGCCCTGCCTTCCGCTATACTCCGCGCTTTTTGCGAGAGTGCCCCATGTCCCTGCCCAGCCTGCGACTGAAAGCCAACGCCGAGCGCCGCCTGCGCGCCGGCCACCTGTGGGTCTACAGCAACGAGGTGGACGTGGCGGCCACCCCGCTCAGCCTGTTCCAGCCGGGCGACCAGGCCATCCTCGAGATGGCGGGCGGCAAGCCGCTGGGCATAGTCGCGATCAGCCCGCAGAACCTGATCTGCGCCCGGCTGATCTCCCGCGACACCAAGCACGTGCTGGACAAGTCGCTGCTGGTGCACCGCATCAACGTCGCCCTGTCCCTGCGCGAGCGCCTGTTCGACGCGCCCTGCTACCGCCTGGTGTACGGCGACTCCGACCTGCTGCCGGGCCTGGTGGTCGACCGCTTCGGCGACCACCTGGTGGTGCAGCTGGCCTCGGCGACCATGGAGCGCCACAAGGACGCCGTGGTCGAGGCGCTGGTGCAGGTGCTCAAGCCGGCCGGCATCCTGTTCAAGAACGACTCCAGCGCCCGCGACGCCGAGGGCCTGCAACGCTACGTGGAAACCGCCTTCGGCGTGATGCCGGAGTGGGTGGCCCTGGAGGAGAACGGCGTGAAGTTCGAGGCGCCGGTGCAGGGCGGCCAGAAGACCGGCTGGTTCTATGACCACCGCCTCAACCGCGCGCGCCTGGCGCCCTACGTCAAGGGCAAGCGCGTGCTCGACCTGTTCAGCTACGTCGGCGGCTGGGGCGTGCAGGCCGCGGTGTTCGGCGCCTCCGAGGTGATGTGCGTGGACGGCTCGGCGCTGGCGCTGGACGGCGTCGAGCGCAACGCCGCGCTGAACGGCGTGGGCGAGAAGATGGCCT
This genomic window contains:
- the mutM gene encoding bifunctional DNA-formamidopyrimidine glycosylase/DNA-(apurinic or apyrimidinic site) lyase is translated as MPELPEVETTRRGIAPHLEGHRVTRVIVRERRLRWPIPEDLDVRLSGQRIERVGRRAKYLLIEAECGTLIGHLGMSGSLRLIEAGLPAARHEHVDIELDSGLALRYTDPRRFGALLWSLDPLNHELLRKLGPEPLGDEFDGERLYQLSRGKQVAVKPFIMDNAVVVGVGNIYATEALFAAGIDPRRAAGSISRARYLKLAEEIKRILAQAIDCGGTTLRDFVGGDGKPGYFQQTLLAYGRGGEFCKVCGATLREVKLGQRASVYCPRCQS
- a CDS encoding class I SAM-dependent rRNA methyltransferase translates to MSLPSLRLKANAERRLRAGHLWVYSNEVDVAATPLSLFQPGDQAILEMAGGKPLGIVAISPQNLICARLISRDTKHVLDKSLLVHRINVALSLRERLFDAPCYRLVYGDSDLLPGLVVDRFGDHLVVQLASATMERHKDAVVEALVQVLKPAGILFKNDSSARDAEGLQRYVETAFGVMPEWVALEENGVKFEAPVQGGQKTGWFYDHRLNRARLAPYVKGKRVLDLFSYVGGWGVQAAVFGASEVMCVDGSALALDGVERNAALNGVGEKMACVEGDVFEALKELKAAEERFDVIVADPPAFIKRKKDLKNGEAAYRRLNEQAMRLLSKDGILVSASCSMHLPEDDLQNILLSSARHLDRHIQLLERGGQGPDHPVHPAINETRYIKSLTCRILPN